The segment GCGGGGCTGCTGACCAGCTTTTCTACACAGGTAGAACTGAACATCGTGGCTGGGTATGGGTCACCGAAAGACGTTGCAGTATATGCGGCCCTGGGACTCTCTCCAAGCCAGACCTACATTGTTGGTCGTGCAGTGCGTAAACTGCAGGCACAGTGTCAGGTAGGACCCAAGGGCAGGATGGGAACAGAATTTCAGAGCCAAGGCTAAGGACCACCCAAGGTGTTGAGTCCTGCAAGAGAGGGCAGATGTAAGGCATTTGTGGCCCCAGGAACTACTTCTTCTTCCTGGGACAGGAGCGATAGGCTATACTTGCTGTGTACAGACCAGAAGTGATCACAGGCTGTGACTGTTCAAGGTCTCGGATACAGATCATCTTACCATGGCCTTGGGCAGgttctgtgacctttctgagCTCGTTCTGTGGGGAGTGAATGGTGCTAGCATTATCTATACTCATTAGCTTATAACAAAGGTCTCATCATCACTGCGGGTCAAAGGCTCAGGGCTAGGCCTGAGCTTCCTCAATGCTAAATGCTGTTATTTCCCCAAGATGCCAGCTTGAGGATGAGTCAGGTCTAGAGAGAGGCAAATTGGGAGTAGAGCCAAGGTGCCTGGCTCAGTCAGGGGTACTACGTAGTGGGAGAAAGTTTCCTGATCAGGCTGAGCCAGGCTGCCACTGCCAGCGTCACCCAGTCTATCTACCCTGTGCATGAGCCTTAGGGAAGGCTAGTAGTTCCCTCATCCCTGCTTTCTTCTGCCCACAGTTCCTGTCAGATGGCTATGTGGCCCATTTGGGCCAGCTGGAGGCAGGCTCCCACTCCCATGCCCCCTCAGGACCTCCAAGAGCTGCTCTGGCCAAGAGCAGCTATGCTGTGGCTGCCCCTGTGGACTTCCTCCGTAAGCAGAGCCAGCTGCTTCGATCCAGAGGCCCCAGCCAGGTGGACCTCGAGGGCCCAGGAACACCTCCTACCACCCTGGCCAGGGGCAAGACTCGAAGCATCAGCCTCAAGCTAGACAGTGAAGAGTGAGCAAACCGTGGCTGGACCTGGGTTATTTATTGATACTCAAGGGGCCTGAGTGACTGTGGGAGGCTGGGGCCTAGACCTTTGGCCCCAGCCCTGGCCCCACACCCTGTATGACTACTCCTCAGTATTACTTCCCTTAGTGGGGGATTACTTCCTACCCccgaggggaggaaggagggagtgggCTAGGGTCCAGCAGCTTTTCCAATGTGTGAACCTATAAAATTAAACTGCACTCTACCAAGGCCTTTCCTGTCTGGGACTCTGAGGTGCTAAAAGGGGCCAGGACCTGCTCAGGGTCATAGAGTAGGGCAACTGGAGCCCCTTCACTTTCACTTTCCCCAAGGGCCCTGGCTGTACTTTCCTAGGGCATTTCCTAGATAGTCTGCCTATCCCTTCTCCTGTCCTCAACCTCAGACACTGCTTGAGTCATGTGGAGTCTAACTCTACAGCTCTCCTCACCTATGCCCCTAAGGAAActtctgtctccaaaaccaaaagcCAAGGACTGAGGGACCTAAGGCTGGAACTGTGGCCTGTGTGAACCATGCCTGCTTTCTCTACAACTTAATACTAGAGGAAGCTGGTACTTGCCAGAAAGAAACTCCCAGAGACTTTACCACAAACCAGTAGGGAACTAGGTAAGACCCTGAATTCTTCCCTCCCACTGACTACCAAGCACCTGGCCACTGAGGACCAGCCTTCAGGACGGATTAGCTCTGCAAAGCCAGAGAGATAAATAAGGCCTTTATATACACAGAAGCACAAGGTGGCAGTGGGGGATTGACAGGTGGTGGCAGCAGTGGGcttggcagggcagggcagaactGAGGTCCTGTTAGTGGGAAAAGATGCCCCGGAAGCGGGCTTtgtcctcctcatccttctgccGGATCCGTGCCTCCAGGGCCCGCAGCTCTCTGCTTACCACAGGCGCCAGGGCAGGGTCGAGCTCCAACACCTTGGCAAAGTCAGCCTGGGCCTCCTGGGCATTCCACACAGCAGCATGGGCCTTACCCCGCTTGAAGTAAGCCTTGACATTGTCTGCGGGGACACCAGAAAGCAGAAGGCATGCAAGCGGCATGAGAGGAGACTGGCCAGCCTGTCTTCTGGCACTAGCCCACCATGGGGAGAGCTGGTACACTCTGAACAGCAAACCACCCATCACACTGTACCACTCATACTTCCTGGACACGACCCCTCCCTGCTGGCATGGAAGCTCTGGTCAGGCTCTTGTGGGGAGCTCAACTGAGGGAGATGTTAAAGCTGAGGGTCAGGACCAAGTGCCCACAGCGCTGGGTGGGAAGAGGCCAGTCTGAAGTGCAGAGGGCCTGGTGCTCACCATCATACTTGTTGAGGATGGAGGAGCAGTGATCCAGCACCTCATAGTACTCCTGAGCCACCAGCTTGCACTGGCAATAGTTGAGTAGCAGTGGTGTGATCTGCAAGTCCAACTGGATCCAGTCGGGTGATCCAGGCTGCTCCTGGGGTGTGGGGAGGCAAGGACAGTGGAGACGATGAGACCTGGCCCTAGCCTCTGCTTCCTCCATGTGTCCCTCCCCACACATGTCCCTCTGAGGATACCTTCATCTGCAGGTTCTTGAGGCAGGCAATGGCATCGTAGTACTTGGCAGCAGCCTCCTTCACCTGCCCCTCACGGTATAAGCGGTTGCCCTCTTGGTGGATGAGTGGTACTGCCTTTGCTTTCTCCTCATCTGTCATTGCCCATGGGTCCTGCTGGTAGGTGCCAGGGCTCTCCACCTGCCAAGGCAGGAACCAATtcaaagcagaggccatggggcaCCTTGGAGTCCTCTGCAGCAAACCTGATCAGGCCTCTGACATTAGGTGCTGGAAACCATGTCCCCTGACCACTTGTCTCTCAGCACGCACTCATCAGCCCCTGCATGCCGGGGCATACGGAGTACCAAGTACTTCACGTAACAGTGAGGATGATGGCAGACACCCACGCCCTGGCAGAACATGTTCCATGGGAAGTAGCCTATGTAGACAAGAGGAGCTACCTAACCCCTCACCTTCAAAGCACGGCCAGCTGTGGAGGAAAAGATGGGCTCAAGGACAAAGCACAAGAGTCAAGGTGGTGATCAGTGAGGCCTGAGAGGCATGGGGCCCTAGGAGCGTCCAGTTTTCCTATCCTTGCCCCTTTCCACAGACCAACCCTGGGCAGCGGGATACAGGAGGTAAAGGGGGTTAGTGTCACTTTGAGACAAAGGGGAGGGTCTCACCTTCAGCATCTCGATGTGGAAGATGAGGGGTTGAGGGTTCTGCTGCAGGGCGTCCAGGTCCGCATGACCCAGGGAGCTATGCTCATGCATTTGAGCAATTCCACAGCAATGCCGCTGGCCCTCCAAGGGGTCCTTGCCCTCAGCGATGTTGCGGAGGCTCTTGGCCACCAGAGGATACAGGACTGTGTGCTGCaggggggaggcagaggcaccgTCAGTGTTTCTCAGGTGCTCACTGGGCACAAGAGAAGTCTCAACATCACCACCCACACAGGGAAAACCAGGAGGCTTTTCTCCCTCTGcttggtttcttccttccttcctttcctttctcccttctttctttcttaattttgtttattttgtttttctttctttgggggaggagagtggggttcaagacagagtttcttcatgtatccctgactatcctggaactcactctttagaccaggctggcctcaaactcagagatccccctgcctatgcctcctgaatactgggattcaaggtgtgcatCACCGGTGCCTGGCTTCCACCCTCACAGTGGAACTTTGCCATGATCTCTGGCCACCAAATCCAGCACCTGCCTAATTCACAAACAGACCAACAATTCCCTTCTGTGTCCTATTGGTCTTGATCCAGTATTAggctctcctctttctcccctccaggCCCACAAGCCAAGCTCCTTACCACATCCCGTTCCCAGCACCACCTCTTCCTTCTGCTGCCCACTTCTATTCGTGCAAAGGCCCACCTCAGAGTCAAGCACAGGGCAGCAGCTTCAGATCTCCAGGGGAACTGGgcgtggtggtgtacaccttggcagatggatctctgagccctgagtctgaggccattctggtctacatggtaagttccagaacatccaggactacaaagagaccctgtctctaaaatcaacacaaccaaacaacaacaaaaacaacagcagcaacaacaacataaaGAATCCCCAGGGGAGCTGCCTGGTGCATTGGTGCAACCATTATTACTAAAGAAACCATACCTGTTTCTATCTAAGGAGTAGGACTGAGTATGTAGCTCAGAGGTAGTTAACAGCCCAGCATGTGCAATGCCCTGGTTCAGCCCTCAGTACCAGGACAGACAAAACACTGGAAAGACGGAAACAGAAGACTTAACCTAGAACCCTTAGAAAGATGTAGGGATGGTGGAACTCATATAATGGACTCCTCACTGTCCCCTGCTCTATGCACACGGTAGATTACCAGCAGACATCCACACGCAGATGGTTTTGGACAAAGGGCTCTGCATTGGCTCCAGttggaagcaagaggttcccagttCCCATCATGTGTGGGTACAATTAGACAGAGGCCAGATCCTGACTATCACACAGGACATGAGGGTAGAAGAACCCAGAAGAGGGGTTCAAGAAAACCCTTAGCAGTCAGGGGGACTTCCCAGCAGTGATAACCATGAATTGGCTTTGAAGCCTGAGGAGAGGGCAAGTGATAGGAAATGAATGAGAAGGAAGAGCAAGGAGTTCGTTGTCTAGGAGCAGACATGTGAGCAGCCACATATAACCCACCCTAATAGTGACCAAGAGCCATAGAATGTGAGGTAATGGGTCCTATGGGCCAATTGCAATTAAAAATGAGTCCCTAGCTGAAGTCTGGTTTATGGACCAGGAAGAGAATAGAGACCAGGATGCAAGCCTGGTGGTGGTTTGAGAgaatgctaagattaaaggcatgcatcaccacctCCCATCTTTATTTAGGCAGTTTGTGGCCAAGCCAGGGCAGGGGCCCTGAGGATCAGACATAGAGCATGTCTAGACAAATGCCGCAGAGCCCAGAACTGTTACCTTGACATCGCAGAGGAACTGGGCCGTCTCCCCCTCACGCATGGTACGCACGATGGTCTCCCACACAGGCAGCTTGAACTTCTTGCCGATGATGAGCTCCATGGGCTTGCCGCGTGCTCGGCTGTCATCTATGACGGAGCCCTCCGGGTCACTATGCAGCGTCCGGAAGTGGAAGGTGGCCTGCGAGACCACATGGGACATCAGGTGAAGGAACAGAGCCCCACTAAAGTCCCAGCTCAAATACAGTGCTTGTAAACACAAGGGATGATACTCTCCTCGGACCGCCAGCTAGCGCTGCACCTGGCTCTATCCCATCATCTCAGTGAGAGCCACATCTCAGTGAGAGCCACGTCTCAGTGAGAGCCATGTAAGGACAGGGAAGCAAGAGGATGAGAGCCCGTGGATACTGGGGGACAGGGCTGAGAcagctcattttctttttttttttttttttttttttttttttccggagctggggaccgaacccagggccttgcgcttcctaggcaagcgctctaccactgagctaaatccccaaccccccgagaCAGCTCATTTTCAATCATGCTTTCAACATAGGCCTACTGAGCTCCTACTATATGCCTACACTCTGTGtaagacacacaaagaaacataaGACGCCACAGAGCCACTGAGGAGCTCCCACGGTCTTTCTAGAATAAAGGAGGGAGAGCCAGACGAAACCATATGCTATGTTAGTGGAAAATGAATTTGcttttttttagcattttaagaaaaaaaatttacagaAGTAGGGCAGGGGTTTCTCCAAGGAGGCAAATTTTAAGCAGAGAAtaggaaataagaaataaagaaaagagtgTGTCAGGCAGGGGACTTAGGTAGTAAGTTTCTAGGCCAAAGGAACAACAGGTACAAAAGCACACAATGGATCAAAGTGTGGGGTGTTCAAATCAGCAAGGCCAGTGCCACAGTGTGAACAAGGAGTGCAGACTCCACAGAGTCCCAGCAATGAGTAGGGTTGAGGTCCACAGGCACATAGACCATGTTGAGGAAGTGAGTTTTTACTCTGAAATGAGAGCCACTGGTTGGCTCCTAGCAGAAGTGGGATATAATCCAATTTAggttcttgttgctgtgatgTGGTCACTTTTAAAGGGATGAGGATAGTAGGAGGGGGCAAAAATGGACAGTTTCTGTATGATCCTGGCAACTCTGCCTGGACTAGAGTCAGCACATGGAACAGATTAAGACTGtgtggttggggttggggatttagctcagtggtagagagcttgcctagcaagcccaaggccctgggtttggtccccagctccgaaaaaaagaaaagaaaagaaaaaaaaaaaaaaaaaagactgtgtggtcatagctgggcatggtggctcccatctttaagcccagcactcatgaggcagagacagctgtatcttttgagttcaaggccagcctggtccacagagtaagttctatgacagccagagctacacagaaaccctgtctcaaaaaaaccaaccaaccgtccaaacaaacaaacaagaatactGTGGTGCCATTCCAACATCAAGGGCAGAAGGGTGAGGGGAGGTAGACACCCACATTTGGGTGTAATCTGGGCATGGAGTCATTTCAAAAAGTTGACTCTAGATAAGATCATGTTAGAGTGAGGGCAGCCAGAGGAAAGCTTGAGACGGAAATCTCAACAGGATATGGTTAGCTGAGCCCACACTCTTAACTGGTATGTGGCTGTGCTGACTCTCTGAAGTCGGTTTCCACATCAGTAAAACAGAATCACCCATACCTGTCTAGCACTGTGGGAGATGAACCATGAACATGAACCTCCGGGTTCACTGGGCTGGGCcttctcttttacttttcttcttgggATAAAATCCAAGGCCTCTACATCCTAGACTCTACCACTAAGCCCCATCCCTAACCCTGgtgatatttttatattacatttacTTATCTATTTGGGGGCTCACATATGATACAGTATTTGTatgagatcagagaacaacttgcagaagtcacTTTCTCCTTCTGCCATCGAGGTCCTGTGGATCtgactcaggtcatcagtcttggcagcaagcacctctattcactgagccacctcaccactGGAAGACTGTCTGTGCTGCTGACCCCCCAGTGATTGTTTAGTCCTGCCTGCTCCTATTTGCTGGGTGCCCCTGCCCACAACTCCTCTGTCCTTGTATTGTATCCTAGTCTGTTCCATCTGGAATCCCTCTTACCGGGCTTCCTCCAAAGCCTGCTCTCTACCTCCATCGCTCTAATTTTTAAAGCTGTGTCTCATTaagtatccctggctggccttgaactcatgatgtagcccaggctgctcttTAACTTTcaatcctgctgcctcagcttcACCAGTGGCTGAGATTGTAGGCCTATGCCACTAGGCCCAGCTTGGAGATACCTTTTTCAAGCAGGGCTGATCACTGCCACCACAGgcctgctctctctttctctcagcatTTACCCTCACATCAGGTTCTCTGCCTGGTGGCTTAACACCACGGGCCAGCGGGCATACTTTCATTCACAGAATTCTTCCTTTCGACTTCACTGGTATCAGCTCACACGGTTATTAGAGATCTACAGCAACAGAGCAGGGAAACCTAGAGATACGGAGTGTCTCAGGGAAGGGGTACCTGAGCTCGGTGCCCAGATATGAAAGCAGTGCTACCAGCTATCAGAAAGCTGATGTAGGAGTTTGGTCTGGAAAACTAGATCGCTGGGACTCTGTGTTTTTTAGTTCCAGGACCTCAGTTTCCCTATGTAAACAATGAGGGTTGCCCTAACTGCATGAGCTTTGAGCCTTCAAGTACAGGTATCAGCACTGAGGTCACACCCACACCAAAACCCCCATTTTGGGatgacacaacacacacaacacacacacacacacacacacacacacacacacacacacacacacaccacacacatacatacacacaacacagacatacatacacacaacacatacacacacaccacacacacacacacacacacacacacacacacacacacacacacacacacacacacacacacacacacacacacacaccggtcCAATGTAGTCCTAAAGCAAAGCCAAGGGGCGGAGTAGACATATCTGAATTTACTCCCACTTAAATCCAAACCAATCAGCGTCGAGCTCCGCATGTAAGAGGTAGGGTGACTAGCAGCTGCGCTTTGGGCATGCGCAACCTCTCACCTACGGCCTCCTCCCGCCTCGCATGCGCACCGCGCTTCAGAAGAGAGGCTGGGAAAAGGGGGAGAGGATGGACACAAACCTTAGTGCCATCCTGAAATTCCGGCAACTCTCCTCGGCCCTCCTGTATCACACGCTTTTGGATCCCGTCCTCTCGAAGTCTTGCGATGAGATCCGCCATCCTCCTTCCCCGCTGCTCCCTTTCGGCAACTTCCGGACTCGCTCGGTAGCTTCCGGACCTGTTTCGGCAACTCCTAGAGCCTGGGCAGCTTCTGAGCAAGCGCCATTTTGACTGAGGGCAGAAGCCAaaaagggagggaatgaaggaaagAGCCGTGATTGGTTCTTAATGCTGCGGCTTTACCGCGGAGCTGGGGGCGGGCCCTGAACCTGCTTAGGGGCGGAGCCTAACCAGTGGGACGCGACTGTGGCCTCCCCTGCCAGTTGTGCTCAGTTGGCTTTATTGGGACTGCAGCTCTAGTAGCTGTGTGCCACTCCATTTAAGTTATAGATGCCCTATTTAACGGCATTCcagttagaaaataaaaaacGAAAAAAACAGCTCCACCTGTGTATTCCCTTTGGCCCTTTTTATTTTGCATGCTTAGCATAAATTATGACATCTAGATTCTGGAGTCTAGATTCACTTGTCTTcagaaaaaaagggaaggaagcctggtgtggtgacacacacttaAAATACCAGTACTCAGAAGGTGgcaagcagaaggatcaggagttcaaagtcatccttggttaTACATAGGCCAACATGGGGTACGTTAAGCCCCTCAGTTGGTTAAATGGtttgtcttaaaaataataataagtggactgggttgggatgtagctcagtggtagattacTACTTGGAATTGTTTAActatcccctccccacccttacCCCTTAAGAGTTTAGGGTCAGTATCCCCATGGGAACCCCAACGCGTTGGGTTTGGATGAATCTGGGTAGTGCATAATAAGTGCCCCTACATATTAGAGAAAAAATGGATGGTAGGAAAGAGCTACTTTAGGGGAGAAATGGTCTGTCTCTCCTCCTGGAATCTAGCTGTAAACAGCAGCTGTGAGACTTTCCTGCTCTCACAAGGTAGGGGAGTCTTGGGACCTCTGCAGTGTCTTCATCCCTCATCATAACCAGGAGGATTAGTGTGTTTCCCCTGAGCCCCAGGTGCTAAGTGCTTCACACACTTGACTGCTTCACTTTCCAGCAAGAAGTCCTCCGAGAAGGGCTTCTGAAGGGAAGAGGAAACacacttggttttgttttccatcAACAGAGAGCTTACAGGCAAGCTATACCGAATGTTAGTAAAACATAATCTGCTGTGCTCGTGTTCCAGAAAGTACAACAGAAGGAAGGCTGACTGATATGGCTGATAAGTATACACCACTGCATGGAAGATATGAacagataaaaataatatattgggctggcgagatggctcagcagttaagagcattgactgctcttccagaggtcatgagttcaaatcccagcaaccacatggtggctcacaaccatctgtaacatcttctggtgtgtctgaagacagtgacagtgtactcatcatatataaaatgaataaataaaatcttttttaaaaagcaatttaaaaaaaataatatattatccAGGTggctgtggtgcacacctttaatcccagcacttggggggcaaaagcaggcagatctctgagttcaaggtcagactggtctatagagagagttccaggagagcaatagctatacagagaaaccctgttttgaaaaaccaataataacaataacaacaacaacaataataataataatgttaatcTAGGGACTGAGGGTGTATCTCACTGAGGGTGGAGCATTTGCCTGGCATTCGAGAGGCCCAGGGTTCTTTCTCTAGCATACACACCCACAAAGTAAGCTAATTGAATACACTACATAATCCTACCAATATTCTCAGTGAACTATCGGTCATGAAAAAATACTGTATGGGCTGGAGTGACGgccagcggttaagggcactggctactTCAGGGGATGTGAGTTCCATTCTCCACACCCACATAGGCCTTCATAACCTCCTGTTCCAGCACACTAAATGTGCTTttgtggcctctgtgggcaccaggcacaggtataatgtacatacacatttaaaaatgctGTATGATCCCACTTACTGAAGTGTCTGCACAGGCAGCTCATAGAGACAGAAAGTAGAATGGTGCAGTGGGAATGGGGAAGttgttttttaagtaaataagGACTGAGTTTCTGTTTTACAGAGTTAAAAAGCCCTACAGACTGACTGGCCATACAATACTGTGAATACATAACTGAACTGGGCAGTTTGAAACTGCGAGGGTGGCAAGTTAATGTTATGTGTATTTTACCCCAAGAACAAATtttgtctcaaacacacacacacacacacacacacacacacacacacacacaaatgcaagaTGAGACAGACTAAAGAGCAAGTAGTATTTCTCCCAATGATGTAAGACTGGCATAATGTGAGATAGATTTATTACACAGACAACTTAATGGGAAAAGTACTTGAGACAGAGTGGTAGGATGGCTCTGTGGTGtagagtgcttgttgctcttccagacaaccagggtttggtccctagcacccacatggccactcacaactatctgtaaccccagtttgagggatcttctgacctctacaggtcCCAGGCACACCATCTGATACACTggtatgcatgcaggcaaaacactcatacacataaatttatataaatttatataatttatataaaagaatgtcagggctggagagatggctcagaggttaagagcactgactgctcttccagaggtcctgagttcaattcccagcaaccacatggtggctcacaaccatcagtaatggggtccgattccctcttctggtgtgtctgaagacagtgacagtgtattcacatacatgagataaataaataaatctaaaaaaaaaaaaaaagaaagtacagagaAGAGAGGGTctggtaaaggcatctgccacaGGCTGATAATCTGAGTTAGATGCCCCTGAACCCACATAGTGGACAAAAACATGCCTACTCCCAGTAAGTTCTCTGACCTACATGTGTGCCGTAacataggcatgcacacacagacttgtgtgcaaacacaataaataaatatgttaaggcaggagggaggagaaaaaaggaagaggaaggaagagtgacagaggaaggaaggaagggaaagggaaggcaagaaggaagaaagaaaccatgTGTAATGGTCAGCCTGTAATGCCATCATTAGGCTGAGCCAGGAGACCTATGCATTGTCTACATAGCAATTTTCAGCCTGGTGAGAGCCACATAGGAAGATGCCAGTGTCGAAAATACCTCACCAATCAACCAAAAAggccagggaaggagagaagcatctcTTTGTGTCCATCAGAACTACCAGCTCTTAGGAAACTGGATGCCACCATGGCCTGAGAGAAAGGCCTTGGGGTAGGTGTTAAGGTAAACCCCCTATGACCTAGACAACCACCTGCTGGAAGAGGAGGCCTCCTACCATCCATAATAGACAGCAGTGATCTATGCATGAGGCAACCTCAGCCTGATTGCTGTGGGGATGAGTGCTGGAAGCCCAACTGGTACCTCGCCTATAGTCAATAGAAACAGCAAACAAGAAGCATgtggaaaaatggaaaaatgcaaACAACAGAATGCACTTGATCCGGGACACCATGTTTGTAAATtgcaaacacacccacacagaagACAATGCCATGTGTGGGACGGGACAGGCAGGGTCTGTTGAAGCACTGTGAGGCTAGGTCTtgggagaaaaagggaaagatggaaaggaaggggaggaaaaagggaggagggaatgggaaaaggggagggaaaaatGAATTACAACAAGCAGAGAGGAGCCTCTTTCACCATAAACTGAGAAATTGGGTTGACTCAGTCCTTTATGGGAGATCATAAAATGAGAGGGTGGTTGGACATGGAGGAGGACAAACACTTTGTGAG is part of the Rattus norvegicus strain BN/NHsdMcwi chromosome 1, GRCr8, whole genome shotgun sequence genome and harbors:
- the Aip gene encoding AH receptor-interacting protein isoform X1; this encodes MADLIARLREDGIQKRVIQEGRGELPEFQDGTKATFHFRTLHSDPEGSVIDDSRARGKPMELIIGKKFKLPVWETIVRTMREGETAQFLCDVKHTVLYPLVAKSLRNIAEGKDPLEGQRHCCGIAQMHEHSSLGHADLDALQQNPQPLIFHIEMLKVESPGTYQQDPWAMTDEEKAKAVPLIHQEGNRLYREGQVKEAAAKYYDAIACLKNLQMKEQPGSPDWIQLDLQITPLLLNYCQCKLVAQEYYEVLDHCSSILNKYDDNVKAYFKRGKAHAAVWNAQEAQADFAKVLELDPALAPVVSRELRALEARIRQKDEEDKARFRGIFSH